TTCCTTTATCTTCTCCTCTCTGAAACCAAACACAACCTTATAATCTCAATGAATTCCTGTTAACTTTTGTTATTTAACACATAGTAATAGTAGTAATTAGTATTtactatataatataatatttacaaTAATCTGAATGAATAATATTTGTATATATGTCCTTGTAGGCTGTAGTATccgttttattttataattttatattgtcCTCACTAGTCCAGTCTCATTCTGAGTCCGTCCGTCCCCACTGATGAATCTCTCTCTGTCCGTTGGAACCAAACAgttctttttctctctcctttcccTGTCATACACAGACACAGACACAGACACAGACAAAGAACGCACACACTTGCACTCCTTTCTctgctctctctctcactcacatttctcctccttcttcttctttcaccgTAACATGACCACACTCTTCACAACCACCATCACACACTCACGGTTATGAATCCCACCACccaacctcaacctcaacctccGCCATTGTTACAACCCCACCGTCCTTCCTTCTCCTGCGACCGCCACCCACAGGAGCAGTTTACCGGCTTCTGCCCCTCATGCCTCTGCGAGCGCCTCGCCGTCCTCGACCCCAACAACGCCAGTACCTCTTCCCGCAAGCCTCCCACCTCCTCCACCGCCCTTAAAGCCATCTTCCGACCCTCCTCCTCCGCCGCCCCACGCGCCAACAACAACAGTAACCACCGTCCTccaacctccacctccacctccttcctCCCTGAGCTCCGCCGCACCAAGTCCTTCTCTGCTTCCAAAAACGAAGCCTACTACTCCTCCACCGCCTTCGAGCCCCAGAGAAAATCCTGCGACGTCAGAGGCCGCTCCACCCTCTATTCACTCTTCTCCCAAGACGACGACCGCAAATTCCCCAAAGCTGAACCTCCCCGCCTCTCTATCTCCGAGGTTGAAACCAGAACCCTcgcttcctcctcctccattgTTCAGGGACCAGTAATCGAGTATAAAGAAGACGAGGAATTCGAAGAAGAAGGggaaggggaagaagaagaagaagaagaagaagaagaagaagagatcacTGTCGTTGACGAAGAAGAAGACAGAGACGAAATTAGGGTTTTGgaagaaccagaaccagaacgaCAACGACCCAATGTCGTTTCGGTGTGCAATGTGATTGACGAAAGGGTTCAAGAAATTGTGGAGGAAGAACCGGAACCGGAAGAGCAAGAGGTTGCATTCGAGGAAGAAGAGTCACTGAAACCGATGAAGGAACACATGGATCTGGACTCGCAGGTGAAGAAAAGCTCCGGCCGCGATTTCAAGGAAATCGCCGGGAGTTTCTGGTCTGCGGCGTCGGTTTTCAGCAAGAAGCTTCAGAAATGGAGGCAGAAGCAGAAGGCCAAGAAGCGTGGTCCTCGAAACGGCGCCGTATCAGGCTCGTCGACGCTGCTCCCGGTGGAGAAGCCGATCGGACGGCAGTTCCGGGAGACTCAGTCGGAGATCGCCGACTACGGCTTTGGCCGGCGGTCGTGCGACACTGATCCGAGATTCTCGCTCGACGCGGCGCGCATGTCGTTTGACGACCCTCGCTACTCCTTCGACGAGCCGAGAGCCTCTTGGGATGGTTACCTCATCGGAAAAACATTTCCCAGAATGCCCCTGCCCACGATGCTCTCGGTGGTGGAGGATGCTCCGGTGCAGCATGTTCCCAGAACAGATTCTCTCATCCCGGTGGAAATCAGCGGAGATAACGAGACTCTTCCGTTTCCGGGCGGCAATGCTCAGACCAAGGAGTACTATTCTGATTCTTCctcaagaagaaggaagagcCTTGATAGGTCCAGTTCAATTAGGAAAACTGCAGCTGCTGTTGTTGCTGAGATGGATGAATTGAAGCCTGTTTCTAATACAAAAGTgacccctcctcctcctcccgctccagctccagctccagctccagctccagctGCTGCTGCAGctgatggtggtggtgttggtggcggcggtggtggttaCTTACAAGGGCAGAAGATGGTTTTCCCTGAGAGAGATTTGAGGGATTGTAACTCCAATTCTAATAATTCCTTGAGGGATGATTGCTCAGAGACATTTGAAATGGGATTTAGAGATATTGGGAATAATGGTGGTGACCGAAAAGGGTCTAAGAAGGGTTCTAGCAGGTGGACGAAGTGGAGCATTTGGGGTTTCATACACCGGCGAGGAGGGAATAACAAAGAGGAGGACGAGGATAGAGGTGCCAACGGGAATGGGGTGGAGCGTTCTTTCTCAGAATCATGGCAGGAGTTCAGAGGGGAGAGGAATGGGGATGTTAGAGGGGGTGGTGGTTTCAATAGGAACATGTTCAGGAGCAATAGCAGTGTGAGTTGGAGGAATGCACCAAGCATAGGCGAATCGTTTGTTACTGGGAGGAAGAGTGATGTTCAGGGTAATGGATACCATGGGAGGAAGGGCAGGGATGAGTTTGTCTTGGAGCGGAACCGGAGTGCGAGGTACTCTCCTAGCAGCATGGATAATGGTCTGTTGAGGCTTTATTTGACACCGGGTGGCGGCCGGAGAAATGGTTCCGGCAAAGGTAGGGCGAACCAGGCACATTCAATTGCAAGAAGTGTACTTCGGTTGTATTAAACAAAAAAGAGCAAAATTGAAGTTCCTTAAGGTGTTCTTTGGTTTAATGTTGTTAGATTTGCTGAATTAGTTGTGTAAACCCACACATGCCTATGTATTCTTCATGGTTGGTTAATGGTTGGATAAAGCACCCTGCATTTTTCTTTTACACTGAGTAGCTAGCAGCATGCTTCTTCTTAGATTACTCATCAATAACAAAAATTCTTATTGTTTCTTTTACAATAACCATATGTCGATGATGCTAattaggggtgcacatgggttgggttggatgaattttggtcaaaataaaatccgaaccgatcaaaattatttgggttgggttgggttggatttcacgaatttcttcttcggacccgatccgaaccaacccgacgatgttcggattgggttggatggattgattgggtcactatattaaaataataatatatctgaaatattaaaaaatcttgtaaatattattataaattcagaaaaagttataaaaaatactaaatatgttataatcctaaataacatgaaaataacacaaaaagttataccaaatagcataaaataataccacataaatgacatatagtcaaatatcatgaaaacataaaacttcattatCAAATGATATGAAACAATCTAACATAAATAGTACCTAAAAAGcgaaaaacaacactaaatgtcatgcAATGACACCtagaacttagatgtctccaacatgccaaataatatatatagacatgtaacaaataacaatatgacaaataactacaaatgcttaagtctcaaagtttcaaaaagtcatcactgacactagcactccaagtatgagtaaaattataaaaaagtttattattatatgtatggattctgggttgggttTGATGGATTTGAAgtgaatccgaaatccgatccgaacttggttgggttgtagtaaaatccatccgactaacccgattacccgatccaacccgcattttttctattggatcggattgggttggatggattcaTTGGATCTACCCGACCCATGTTCACCCATAATGCTAATGGCGTGAATCGTTTCCGTTTAGTTTTCTGGTTGTGGTGGTTTCTTTTGTTGCCAGAAAAAGGACTTGGTATATGGCACCACTGAAAATTTGTGCTCTGCCTTTGGACACGatgtgttttgtttttctgtCTTTATGCTGCAAAAGGTTATAGCTGATTGGTATAATGTTGGGGAGGCTTATAATTTGGGAGCAATTTAACTTGAATTTTTGGCATGTTATGTTTTCCTGCAAAAGTGATAACAAGGTGGGCTCATCCCACCTGGTTTTGCTGCTTGTCATAAGTTGTAGCTTTGAGTACCGCACGATAGTGCTTTTTTCCCTTGATaacaattaatcaaactttattACATGTGACTTATTCCAGACAATGGTCCCAACAAAACATCACCTTACCTTGCTGGTGTGACCGAAAgctaaatttgaagttttgaatAGTTTTAAAGATACTAGTTCTGCAAAGCTTCGATTTCTGCATACCAAATATCTGCAATGTTACTTGGTATTTCTGAGACTTTTGATTTTAAAAGGAGATTAAGCCTCTTTGTTATTTCGCATTCCCTCTTTCGAAGGGATTTGTCTTCTCTAAAGTTATATAGTAATTAGTAAAGTAAGCATCATAACCATTTATGGTGATTACTtactttaaaaaatcaataaaataactCAATTAATGGTTCTGATGCTTCATTTACCTTTCACTCACTTTAGAGGAGTCGGACATTTTTTGTGGCATACAAACCGAAGTTAACCCCAACTCAACCATCTTGTTCTGTCTTTTAAACTTTGGTTTTGTGTCTTCCAATTGTAATACAAACAGGCTCCAAATTGTTTCATTGATATCTAGAGTGATGGAGGAAATTGATGGACACTTGTATTTGGCTTTTACCTAGACAATGAACAAGGTCCCTTTAAGAGAATAAATACAAATAAGGATTGAGAAGGGTTGGGCACCTGGCATGACCCACTATGTTTGTAAAAGAACAGTTTGCAGATTCTTTATGTTGGAGCAACTGCATTACTTGAAACTAGAGGAATATTATTGCATCTGGCATATTAGGTTAACATCATTTGGAGCTTCTTATGTTTATCCTTAATGTATAGATCTGTTTGGTATATAGAAAGGGTAGCAGGAACTTACTCCTCTAGCCTTTGTTTCAAAAATGTTGGGAATATCTGTCTAATTATTTACTGTTTTTGTGCTTTCTCTATCTATAAGTTTATTCTCTTGTCATGATTATCAGAAACTCCAAGAGCTCAATTTTAGTTACTCTACTCAGATCTTGTTTACGTGCGATGGAACGAAATTATATATTTGCTTGCGTGTGATTGAACAGGGGataatttattgaattttccattattttttaatccccttttaatattattattacttgGGAGATTTTGATCAATGATTTGTCAGTCAATATTTGGATGGATAACCTATTTCCAAACGTCCAAACTTTGGGTGACGTATATAAAACGGATTGTATGGTATAACATGAATATGTATTTAATTTTAACTAAATATAGAAAGCTGAGGAAATGGTTCTTTGACTTCTTTCTATCTAAGTTTAAGACAGGCTCTTGAGCTATTGAGTACTTGCTTGAAATTGACTTACAAATTCACTATCAAGAAATCATTGGATTTCTTAGAGGAGTGCGCGGGCCCGGATCTActagaaggaagaaaaaaaattgttgtgtTTTATTAGCTTGAtcggtttggtttggatcgaTTTTAGTTTGAGTATTGAATTAGTTGAAAGGAACATATTTTTGCATGAAGTCGTTGCTTGCATTGTGTACTTGTCTAACTTATCCCTACTAAAAGTGTTCATGGATGGCTTCTCATGTTAAAGTATGTGGAAGTATATTATATTATCA
This is a stretch of genomic DNA from Lotus japonicus ecotype B-129 chromosome 1, LjGifu_v1.2. It encodes these proteins:
- the LOC130727899 gene encoding protein OCTOPUS-like, which gives rise to MNPTTQPQPQPPPLLQPHRPSFSCDRHPQEQFTGFCPSCLCERLAVLDPNNASTSSRKPPTSSTALKAIFRPSSSAAPRANNNSNHRPPTSTSTSFLPELRRTKSFSASKNEAYYSSTAFEPQRKSCDVRGRSTLYSLFSQDDDRKFPKAEPPRLSISEVETRTLASSSSIVQGPVIEYKEDEEFEEEGEGEEEEEEEEEEEEITVVDEEEDRDEIRVLEEPEPERQRPNVVSVCNVIDERVQEIVEEEPEPEEQEVAFEEEESLKPMKEHMDLDSQVKKSSGRDFKEIAGSFWSAASVFSKKLQKWRQKQKAKKRGPRNGAVSGSSTLLPVEKPIGRQFRETQSEIADYGFGRRSCDTDPRFSLDAARMSFDDPRYSFDEPRASWDGYLIGKTFPRMPLPTMLSVVEDAPVQHVPRTDSLIPVEISGDNETLPFPGGNAQTKEYYSDSSSRRRKSLDRSSSIRKTAAAVVAEMDELKPVSNTKVTPPPPPAPAPAPAPAPAAAAADGGGVGGGGGGYLQGQKMVFPERDLRDCNSNSNNSLRDDCSETFEMGFRDIGNNGGDRKGSKKGSSRWTKWSIWGFIHRRGGNNKEEDEDRGANGNGVERSFSESWQEFRGERNGDVRGGGGFNRNMFRSNSSVSWRNAPSIGESFVTGRKSDVQGNGYHGRKGRDEFVLERNRSARYSPSSMDNGLLRLYLTPGGGRRNGSGKGRANQAHSIARSVLRLY